From Pelotomaculum schinkii, one genomic window encodes:
- a CDS encoding PrkA family serine protein kinase has product MDFLRRLEEYRSLEKQITWEGTFQDYIAILKERPYVSQLAHARLYSMIKDAGVEEKEGVKHYTFFSSELFGLDKTLEKLVEEYFHPAARRLDVRKRILLLMGPVSGGKSTLVAMLKRGLEKYSREERGSLYAIKGCPMHEEPLHLIPKELRGDFQKTYGVYIEGELCPSCRMMVDQEYNGKIEKIPVERIFLSEDNRVGIGTFTPSDPKSQDIADLTGSVDFSTIAEYGSESDPRAYRFDGELNIANRGLMEFQEMLKCDEKFLWNLLSLSQEGNFKAGRFALIYADELVVAHTNENEYKAFISNKKNEALQSRIIVLKIPYNLRVSDEIKIYEKLIGQSDLRSIHIAPHALRVASIFSVMTRLKESKKQGMDLVKKMKLYDGEDVEGFKQKDLHELQVEAIDEGMSGVDPRYVINRLSSALIRTSTQCINPLDVLRALKEGLDQHPSITKEEKDRLLNFISVARKEYDEMAKKEVQRAFVYAYEESAKVLFDNYLDNVEAFCNGVKIKDPLTDEEMDPDEKLMRSIEEQIGISESAKKSFREEILIRLSSYARKNRRFNYSSHERLREAIEKKLFADLKDVVKITTSTKTPDAGQLKRINEVSARLIAEHGYCPTCANELLRYVGSLLNR; this is encoded by the coding sequence ATGGACTTCCTGCGGCGTTTGGAAGAATACCGCTCCTTAGAAAAACAGATTACCTGGGAGGGAACGTTCCAGGATTATATTGCCATCTTAAAAGAAAGGCCGTATGTGTCACAGCTTGCCCATGCCAGGCTTTATTCAATGATCAAGGATGCCGGGGTGGAGGAAAAAGAAGGCGTAAAACACTATACTTTCTTTTCCTCGGAACTATTTGGTCTTGACAAGACACTGGAAAAACTGGTGGAAGAATATTTTCACCCGGCCGCGCGGCGTCTGGATGTACGCAAACGGATCCTGCTGTTAATGGGGCCTGTCAGCGGCGGAAAATCAACCCTGGTGGCCATGTTGAAGCGAGGTCTGGAGAAATACAGCCGTGAAGAACGCGGGAGCCTTTACGCGATTAAAGGCTGTCCCATGCACGAGGAGCCGTTGCACTTGATCCCCAAAGAACTCAGGGGAGATTTTCAAAAGACCTACGGAGTTTATATTGAAGGGGAACTATGTCCTTCCTGCCGGATGATGGTCGATCAGGAGTACAATGGTAAAATTGAGAAAATACCGGTGGAGAGAATATTTTTGTCCGAGGACAACCGGGTGGGTATCGGGACCTTTACACCTTCGGATCCCAAATCCCAGGATATCGCCGACCTTACCGGAAGCGTGGATTTTTCCACTATTGCCGAGTACGGCTCGGAATCGGATCCTCGCGCCTACCGCTTTGACGGTGAACTGAACATTGCCAACCGGGGCTTGATGGAATTCCAGGAGATGCTCAAATGCGATGAGAAATTCCTTTGGAACCTTTTAAGCCTGTCTCAGGAAGGCAACTTCAAAGCCGGCCGTTTCGCGCTTATTTACGCGGATGAACTGGTTGTGGCTCACACCAACGAAAACGAGTATAAGGCTTTCATCAGCAACAAAAAGAACGAAGCCCTTCAGTCCCGCATTATCGTCCTGAAAATTCCGTACAACTTGCGGGTTAGCGATGAAATAAAAATTTACGAGAAGCTGATCGGGCAAAGTGACCTGCGCAGCATCCATATCGCCCCCCACGCTTTGCGGGTGGCTAGCATCTTCTCGGTTATGACCCGGCTCAAGGAGTCCAAGAAGCAGGGTATGGATCTGGTCAAAAAGATGAAACTGTACGACGGTGAGGATGTCGAAGGTTTCAAACAAAAAGATCTTCATGAACTCCAGGTTGAGGCAATCGACGAGGGTATGAGCGGTGTCGATCCCCGTTATGTGATCAACCGGCTCTCATCGGCTCTGATTCGCACCTCCACTCAGTGCATCAACCCGCTTGACGTGTTGCGGGCGCTGAAGGAAGGGCTTGATCAGCATCCATCCATTACCAAAGAAGAGAAGGACCGGTTGCTCAATTTCATTTCTGTGGCGCGCAAAGAATATGATGAAATGGCCAAGAAGGAAGTCCAGAGAGCTTTTGTCTACGCTTACGAGGAATCGGCCAAAGTGTTGTTCGATAACTACCTCGACAATGTTGAAGCATTCTGCAACGGTGTAAAGATCAAGGATCCCCTGACCGACGAGGAAATGGATCCGGATGAAAAGTTGATGCGATCCATTGAGGAGCAAATCGGTATCTCTGAAAGCGCCAAGAAGTCTTTCCGGGAGGAAATTTTGATCAGGCTCTCCAGCTACGCCCGTAAAAACAGGCGTTTTAATTACAGCTCGCATGAACGCCTGCGGGAAGCTATTGAGAAAAAACTGTTTGCCGACCTCAAGGACGTGGTCAAAATAACGACTTCTACAAAGACGCCGGATGCCGGACAGTTGAAGCGGATCAATGAGGTTAGCGCCAGATTGATAGCTGAGCACGGGTACTGCCCGACCTGTGCCAATGAATTATTGAGATATGTCGGCAGCCTGCTGAACCGATAG
- a CDS encoding Gmad2 immunoglobulin-like domain-containing protein, giving the protein MNWSTLKTIRAAATLAALLLVLLLLSGCTLFGGKGSGQVAPGGAPQGQEEDLPAQQSLNLALYYVKITDKDAYLVREVHQVPYTSEVAKAALEELIKGSPKTPGAAGVLPPETKIRGISLKDGNASVDFSSEVLKANVGAAGEALGIQSIVNTLTEFPEIKQVSFLVEGKLDERTKDWWGHVGLYTQPFKRDVSSVYEPVIWVTSPEPGQKIASPVQIRGSARVFEATVNARIIDDSGKELARGYATASEGAPGRGDFVFSLPFTPPTTGSGKVEVFWISPKDGEELDKVVVPVIW; this is encoded by the coding sequence ATCAGGGCTGCCGCCACCCTGGCGGCGTTACTCTTAGTATTATTATTGCTAAGCGGTTGTACACTTTTTGGCGGCAAGGGTTCCGGGCAGGTTGCGCCGGGTGGCGCGCCTCAAGGGCAGGAAGAAGATTTACCTGCTCAGCAATCATTGAATCTGGCCTTGTACTACGTCAAAATTACCGATAAAGACGCCTACCTGGTCCGCGAAGTGCACCAGGTCCCTTATACCAGCGAAGTGGCCAAAGCCGCCCTGGAAGAGCTTATCAAGGGCAGCCCGAAGACCCCGGGCGCAGCGGGGGTGCTCCCGCCTGAAACGAAAATCAGGGGCATCTCTCTTAAGGACGGGAATGCCAGTGTCGACTTTTCAAGTGAGGTACTGAAGGCCAACGTGGGGGCTGCGGGGGAAGCTCTGGGTATCCAGAGCATCGTAAATACTCTGACCGAGTTCCCGGAGATTAAGCAGGTCTCTTTTTTGGTAGAGGGTAAGCTGGATGAAAGAACAAAGGATTGGTGGGGTCATGTCGGTCTCTATACCCAGCCCTTTAAAAGAGATGTATCCTCAGTTTATGAGCCGGTCATTTGGGTGACCTCTCCTGAACCCGGTCAGAAAATAGCGTCCCCCGTGCAAATCCGGGGCAGCGCGAGGGTTTTTGAGGCTACGGTGAATGCCAGGATTATAGATGATTCAGGCAAAGAACTGGCCCGGGGGTATGCTACTGCCAGCGAGGGCGCGCCGGGCCGCGGAGACTTCGTGTTTTCGCTGCCGTTTACGCCCCCCACAACGGGCAGCGGCAAGGTGGAGGTGTTTTGGATCAGCCCGAAAGATGGAGAGGAGCTTGATAAGGTGGTCGTACCGGTTATCTGGTAG